In Gimesia sp., the genomic stretch AAGTTGAATGCGTGTTGGCGATCATCGTTTCAACCGGGGCTAACGCCCTGCGGCTAATTTTTAGACGCGATCGGTTGGTCGGTGAGTATCGGTTAATCACTCTAGCGCATTTGTTCTGTGGTCTCCTGTTGCCTGTGGCAAGCGTGGATTGCATTCGGGATCCCCCTCTTTGTTTTCACTGGTGGTTGATGTGCGCTGGTTGTACGTCTGCTGTTGCTGCTGGTGCCGATCTGTATGATCTCCGGGTTGTTGTTCTGAGCGGAATGGCGCTGGCTACCGGTGTTGTATTCGGCGTCGACCCTGATTACCGGCGGCTAGTGCCTTGCCGTTCACGGGGATGGTTCCCATGCGATATTTTCGAAGACAGCAGTGGAGGATGATGTCGTCTGGCGGGCGGACACATGAGTCCGCCCCTACGTCGTTCTTTCGCTTTGCTGTTGTTGCATCCTGGGGATTGGCGGCTGGGGGTCAAGACAGAATTTTGTCCCGATGTGGCCGGATTTTGTCCTGCTCTGTCCGGGATTTTGTCCTGGTTCGTCCGGGCTCTGTCCCGGTTTGCCCTGAACTTTGGGAACGCAGATGGCACAGCGGTGCGAACAGTTTGGGTGAAAACATGGTGAAAAACGATGCTGGTTCAGGTGCAGATGTATCACTGGTTCCGACTGTTTCCGTGAGCGCCGACCCGCCTCGCGCGCGAGCCAGAAGGGAACCAGCATACGATTCGGAACGGGGCGATCAAGTTCAATTTCTGCAGGTGAAAGTGCAGGAAGTTCAGGGGAACGTTGCGACAGCAAAAAGAGGTAAATTGAGTGCTGGGAACGGGATTTGACGCCCTGCAAGAGTTTGCACTCAGCGGGTGCAGGGTCTGCAGAATCTTTCAGGGTGCTGAGTCGATTCCTTGTTCCCAGAGTGCGTCAGGGGGTTGGTTCAGGGAGTACAGATTTGTTTCATAAAAAAATAAAAGTGTGGTCGAACGGCCGAAATCAGAGGGGTGAAGCAGGTTGTTTGTTTACGATCAGGGCGTGAATTTCCTGAAAATCAGGGGGAATTCTCTGCATGGGACAGGAAGTGAAATTCGTCAAGTGAAGAATGACAGATTATTGCGAACGGGTACGACGACTGTTCAGCATTGGGTGTTTTTCGAGTGCATTGGCATTGGATATGCATATTCTCGTCAGCAGTCCGGCAGGAACGGGTTTCTCCCGTGCTGTCATTTGAGGAACGAAATCATAGCTCATACCACTACTTCCTCACTTACCGACACTCCTGACCAACCTGCCCGGGGCTTAACATCAGAGGAACATTTAAGACCATGAAAAACACAATGACTGTCGCCAGTTTTCTGGCTCTGATTTCACTCTCGTTAACCGGTTGCGAATATCTCCCGCAAACGCACGCCGAATCTCACACCGCTGCGCCAGGTAAGGCACATGGCGAAGAACATGGGGAAGGTCACGCTGAAGAACATGGCGGTGCGCATGCAGAGTCTCACGGTGAGGGACACGAAGAAGGGGGGCATCACCCGATACACAAGATTATTGTGACCACTCCGGTCAAAAAAGATGTGATCAGCACCCAGCAGTATGTCTGCCAGATTCACTCCTGTCAGCACATCGAAGTCCGCGCCCTGGAAGGCGGTTACCTGGAAAAGATTAATATTAAAGAAGGACAGCACGTCAAGAAAGGAGATCTGCTGTTCAAGATCCTGCCGACGTTGTTCCAGGCCCGCATGGAATCAGAGCTGGCGGAAGCCAATCGCGTGCAGATTGAACTGGATAACGCACAGTCACTGCTGGATAAGGGGATCGTTTCATCACAGGAGATCGCGCTGAAGAAAGCGGAGCTGGCGAAAGCGCAAGCCAAAGTGCAACTGGCCCAGGCGGAACTGGGATTTACGAATGTCAAAGCCCCCTTCGACGGGATTGTCGACCGCCAGCGGAATCAGCTGGGAAGTCTGATTGAAGAGGGAGACGTGCTGACGACCATGTCCGACAACAGTCTGATGTGGGTTTACTTTAACGTGCCCGAGGCACAGTACCTGGAGTACAAAGCCGAGCTGGATAAGGATGGCGGAAAATCGGACCATCTGCAGATCGAACTCAAACTGGCCAACGGCGAAATCTTTCCTCAAGAAGGGAAGATCGGTGCAATTGAAGCTGATTTTAATAACATGACAGGGAACATCCCTTTCCGCGCGGATTTTTCGAATCCGGAAGGGTTGCTGCGTAACGGTCAGACCGGAACGATTTTGATACACCGCACCTTACAAAACATTCTCGTAATTCCTCAGAGAGCGACTTTCGAGATTCTCGCCAAACGTTATGCGTTCGTTGTTGATAAGGACAACGTTGTGCACCAGAGAGACATTGAGATCAAGGGCGAACAGGATGATATCTTCGTGCTCAAGAGTGGTCTCAAGGAAGGCGAGAAGATCATTCTCGAGGGTATTCGTCAGGTGAAGGATGGCGACAAGATCAAATACGATTTCCGTGACCCACAGGAAGTACTCAGTAACCTGAAATATCACGCGGAATAAGCAGGTAAGATCAATAATATGTTCGCTAAATTTCTACATCGCCCGGCATTGGCGATGGTCATCTCGCTGCTCATCCTGTTTATGGGTGGGCTGGCGATCACGGCCCTGCCAATTTCCCAGTTTCCGTCTGTCGCCCCACCGAGTGTGGTTGTGGCCGTCTCCTATCCAGGTGCGAGTGCCAAAATTCTGGTTGACTCCACCCTGGTGATCCTGGAACGCGCCATCAACGGTGTACCCAACATGCGGTACATGAGCTCTGCCGCCACCAGTGCGGGTGAAGCCACGATCAAGATCATCTTCGAACCGGGTACTGACCCGAACACGGCGGTCTTGAACGTGAATAACCGCATTCAGATGGTGAAGAACCGTCTGCCCCCCATCGTGGAGCGTGAGGGGATTATCGTCATGCAGAACATGACGAGTATGTTGATGTACGTGAACGTCTACAGTAAAGACCCGAACGTCGACCAGAACTTCCTCTACAACTACACCACGGTGAACCTGCTCCCCGAAATTAAACGTATTCGCGGGGTGGGCCGGGCGAAGATTCTCGGTAACCGTGCGTATGCAATGCGGGTCGAACTGGATCTGGACCGGATGCGGGCCTATAAAATCTCTTCCGCAGACGTGATGGAGGCGATCAAAGAACAGAGTATGATCGGTTCTCCCGGGCGACTCGGTCAGGCGACGGGTACGACGTCGCAGACGATCGAGTACGTGTTGACCTGGGTCGGCCGTTACAATAAACCGGAGCAGTACGAGAACATCATCCTGCGCGCGAACCCCAACGGGGAGATTCTGCGCTTAAAGGATGTGGCCAAGGTTAACCTGGGATCATCGTTCTACGACCTGTATTCGGACATCGACGGCTATCCTTCCGCGTCGATTGTGCTCAAGCAGATTCCGGGCTCTAACGCTGCGGACGTGATTGCGAAAGTGAAGGAGAAGCTGAAAGAGATCAAGACGGAGTCATTCCCGCCGGGGATGGACTACGCGATTAGTTACGACGTTTCCAACTTCCTGGATGCTTCTATCGAGAAGGTGCTGCATACCCTGTTTGAAGCGTTTATCCTGGTGTCGCTGGTGGTCTTCCTGTTCCTGGGAGACTTCCGCAGTACGCTGATTCCGACGCTCGCGGTGCCTGTGTCGTTGATCGGGACCTTCTTCTTTATGAGTCTGTTCGGCATGTCGATCAACCTGATCACGCTGTTCGCACTGGTGCTGGCGATCGGGGTTGTGGTCGACGACGCGATCGTGGTGGTGGAAGCGGTGCACGAAAAGATGCACGCCAAGCATCTCTCGCCTTATGCAGCTACCAAGGAAGTGATCGGGGAAATCAGCGGTGCGATCATCGCGATTACCCTGGTGATGACCTCCGTGTTTATTCCGGTGACCTTCATGCCCGGGGCGGTGGGTGTGTTCTATCGTCAGTTCGCATTGACGATGGCGATGTCGATTGTGCTGTCCGGTGTGGTTGCGTTGACACTGACGCCGGTGTTGTGTGCGATGATTCTCAAGCCGCATATCGGCTATGTCGAACAGAAGGGGATCGTCGGTCTGATTAACCGCCTGCTCAAGAAGATCAGCGGCCGGTATGCTTTTGTGCTGCGGGGACTGCTGTGTGTCTTCCTCGGTGCCGCGGTCGGATATGGCGTTTACGAACTGCTGCATGTGGAGATCGTGCACGAAGTGCTTTCGGAGCAGGTTGAACTGACGCATATGCGGACCGTGATTATCGGGGTCGTGATGGCGGTGTTGTTCGCCTTTACGTTCCGGGCGGTCTTCTCCGGCAGTGAACCCAATGAGAAGAAAAAGAAGGGGCCGATCGGCATCTTTCTATACTACTTCGACCGGGGTGTGGACAAGGTGACGAATGCGTTTACCTGGATTGTGGGTCTGATCATCACCCGGCGAATCTTCACCATGATTGTGATTGGTGTCTTCGGTTACGGGATTTTGCTGGTCAACGAAGTGCTGCCCTCCGGGTTCATTCCTCTGGAAGACCAGGGGGTGATCTACGGGATTATCCAGACGCCCCCCGGTTCAACGCTGGAGTATACGAACTCGAAGTCGCATGAACTGCAGAAGATCTGTGAAGAGTTCGATGAAATTACTTCGGTGACTTCACTGGCGGGTTACGAAATTCTGACGGAAGGTCGTGGTTCCAACGCGGGTACCTGTCTGATTAACCTGAAGCCCTGGTCCGAGCGGAAGCTGACTTCGAAAGAGATCATCGAAGAGCTCGAACAGAAAGGGCGGTCGATTGCCAACGTGAAGCTCGAATTCTTCGAGCCGCCTGCGGTGCCCGGTTTCGGTGCAGCCGGTGGTTTCTCGCTCTGTCTGCTCGATAAGACCAACAGTGGCGACTACGACGCATTCGGAAAAATCACCGAGAACTTCCTGGCGGAACTGGGTAAGCGGAAAGAGTTGAAGGGGCTGTTTACCTTCTTCGCGAATAACTATCCGCAGTACGAAGTTGTGATTGATAATGACGTGGCGATGCAGAAGGGGGTCTCGATTGCAGACGCGATGGAAAACCTTTCGATTGTCGTGGGTAGTACCTGGGAGCAGGGTTTCATTCGCTTCGGACAGTTCTACAAAGTGTATGTGCAGTCCGCGCCGGAGTTTCGTCGGTATCCTGAAGACCTGCGGAACATGTTCGTCAAAAACGATGAAGGAGAGATGGTACCTTACTCAGCGTTTATGAAGATCAAGAAGATGCAGGGGATGAACGAAATCAACCGTTATAACCTGTATACGACGGCGATTATTCAGGGAGCTCCTTCTACGGGTTACAGTTCCGGTCAGGCGATCGATGCGATTAAGGAAGTGGCGGAAAAGACGCTACCTCACGGATATGGTATCGGCTGGCAGGGGCTGGCGTACGACGAGGCCAGCAAGGGGAATACGGCGATCTACATTTTTGCGATCGTGGTGATCTTTGTGTACCTGGTGCTGGTGGGTCAGTACGAGAGTTTCATTCTGCCGCTGGCGGTAATCGTTTCGCTGCCCGTCGGTCTGTTTGGTTCGTTCCTGATGTTAAAGTCGATGGGCCTGGCCAACGATGTGTACTGTCAGATT encodes the following:
- a CDS encoding efflux RND transporter periplasmic adaptor subunit, with the translated sequence MKNTMTVASFLALISLSLTGCEYLPQTHAESHTAAPGKAHGEEHGEGHAEEHGGAHAESHGEGHEEGGHHPIHKIIVTTPVKKDVISTQQYVCQIHSCQHIEVRALEGGYLEKINIKEGQHVKKGDLLFKILPTLFQARMESELAEANRVQIELDNAQSLLDKGIVSSQEIALKKAELAKAQAKVQLAQAELGFTNVKAPFDGIVDRQRNQLGSLIEEGDVLTTMSDNSLMWVYFNVPEAQYLEYKAELDKDGGKSDHLQIELKLANGEIFPQEGKIGAIEADFNNMTGNIPFRADFSNPEGLLRNGQTGTILIHRTLQNILVIPQRATFEILAKRYAFVVDKDNVVHQRDIEIKGEQDDIFVLKSGLKEGEKIILEGIRQVKDGDKIKYDFRDPQEVLSNLKYHAE
- a CDS encoding efflux RND transporter permease subunit, giving the protein MFAKFLHRPALAMVISLLILFMGGLAITALPISQFPSVAPPSVVVAVSYPGASAKILVDSTLVILERAINGVPNMRYMSSAATSAGEATIKIIFEPGTDPNTAVLNVNNRIQMVKNRLPPIVEREGIIVMQNMTSMLMYVNVYSKDPNVDQNFLYNYTTVNLLPEIKRIRGVGRAKILGNRAYAMRVELDLDRMRAYKISSADVMEAIKEQSMIGSPGRLGQATGTTSQTIEYVLTWVGRYNKPEQYENIILRANPNGEILRLKDVAKVNLGSSFYDLYSDIDGYPSASIVLKQIPGSNAADVIAKVKEKLKEIKTESFPPGMDYAISYDVSNFLDASIEKVLHTLFEAFILVSLVVFLFLGDFRSTLIPTLAVPVSLIGTFFFMSLFGMSINLITLFALVLAIGVVVDDAIVVVEAVHEKMHAKHLSPYAATKEVIGEISGAIIAITLVMTSVFIPVTFMPGAVGVFYRQFALTMAMSIVLSGVVALTLTPVLCAMILKPHIGYVEQKGIVGLINRLLKKISGRYAFVLRGLLCVFLGAAVGYGVYELLHVEIVHEVLSEQVELTHMRTVIIGVVMAVLFAFTFRAVFSGSEPNEKKKKGPIGIFLYYFDRGVDKVTNAFTWIVGLIITRRIFTMIVIGVFGYGILLVNEVLPSGFIPLEDQGVIYGIIQTPPGSTLEYTNSKSHELQKICEEFDEITSVTSLAGYEILTEGRGSNAGTCLINLKPWSERKLTSKEIIEELEQKGRSIANVKLEFFEPPAVPGFGAAGGFSLCLLDKTNSGDYDAFGKITENFLAELGKRKELKGLFTFFANNYPQYEVVIDNDVAMQKGVSIADAMENLSIVVGSTWEQGFIRFGQFYKVYVQSAPEFRRYPEDLRNMFVKNDEGEMVPYSAFMKIKKMQGMNEINRYNLYTTAIIQGAPSTGYSSGQAIDAIKEVAEKTLPHGYGIGWQGLAYDEASKGNTAIYIFAIVVIFVYLVLVGQYESFILPLAVIVSLPVGLFGSFLMLKSMGLANDVYCQIGLVMLVGLLGKNAILIIEFAVQRRQEGLSLKDAGVEGGKLRFRPIVMTSFAFIAGLVPLVRATGPGAIGNRTIGTTAVGGMLMGTLIGVFVIPGLYYLFAKMSDGKKLIKDEHDEPLSELVEHRSHHDHYDEPEH